One stretch of Bosea vaviloviae DNA includes these proteins:
- the katG gene encoding catalase/peroxidase HPI, which yields MNAKTEAGAGKCPVAHGTGGTQSRDWWPSQLRVDLLNQHSSKSDPLDQAFDYRQEFGKLDYEELKTDLRKLMTDSQDWWPADFGHYGPLFIRMAWHSAGTYRLSDGRGGGGRGQQRFAPLNSWPDNVSLDKARRLLWPIKQKFGQKVSWADLMILAGNVALETMGFRTFGFAAGRADSWEPDQDVYWGRETTWLGGDVRYAHGSEGVEKPADESVLVSDDDADGKVHSRNLENPLAATQMGLIYVNPEGPDGNPDPLLAARDIRDTFARMAMDDEETVALIAGGHTFGKTHGAAPSDNVGSDPEATDLEAQGLGWHNRFGSGRGGDTITSGLEVTWTQTPAQWSNHFFENLFKFEWVQTRSPAGAIQWEAKDAEAVIPDAHDPSKKHKPTMLTTDLSLRFDPAYEKISRRFLNNPQAFAEAFARAWFKLTHRDLGPRSRYLGPEVPREELVWQDPVPAVDHPLIDAADVAGLKAQVAASGLTVSELVGTAWASASTFRGGDKRGGANGARLRLAPQKDWEVNQPQQLAKVLRTLEDIQIAFNRAASGGKRISLADLIVLAGNAGVEQAAKAAGHDVTVPFAPGRTDASQAQTDIHSFEVMEPPADGFRNYQKAALRLPAEAALRLPAEAALIDKAQLLTLTAPELTVLIGGLRAININADGTTHGILTDRPGALTNDFFVNLLDMGTQWKAVSEAKDVFEGTDRKSGTVKWTGTRVDLVFGSNSVLRALAEVYASSDAQEKFVKDFVAAWTKVTNLDRFDLV from the coding sequence ATGAATGCGAAGACTGAAGCGGGCGCGGGAAAATGCCCGGTCGCTCACGGCACCGGCGGCACCCAGAGCCGCGACTGGTGGCCCAGCCAGCTGCGCGTCGATCTGCTGAACCAGCACTCGTCCAAATCCGACCCGCTGGATCAGGCCTTCGACTACCGCCAGGAATTCGGCAAGCTCGACTATGAGGAGCTGAAGACCGACCTGCGCAAGCTGATGACCGACTCGCAGGATTGGTGGCCAGCAGATTTCGGCCATTACGGTCCGCTTTTCATCCGTATGGCCTGGCATAGCGCCGGCACCTATCGCCTGAGCGACGGCCGGGGCGGCGGCGGCCGCGGCCAGCAACGCTTCGCTCCGCTCAACAGCTGGCCGGACAATGTCAGCCTCGACAAGGCGCGCCGCCTGCTCTGGCCGATCAAGCAGAAATTCGGCCAGAAGGTCTCCTGGGCCGACCTGATGATCCTTGCCGGCAACGTCGCGCTTGAGACAATGGGTTTCCGCACCTTCGGCTTCGCTGCCGGCCGCGCCGACAGCTGGGAGCCCGACCAGGATGTCTACTGGGGCCGCGAGACGACCTGGCTCGGCGGCGATGTGCGTTATGCCCACGGTTCGGAGGGCGTGGAAAAGCCTGCCGACGAAAGCGTGCTGGTGTCCGACGACGATGCCGACGGCAAGGTGCATTCGCGCAACCTCGAAAACCCTCTCGCCGCAACGCAGATGGGTCTGATCTACGTCAATCCGGAAGGTCCGGACGGCAATCCCGACCCATTGCTGGCCGCCAGGGACATTCGCGACACCTTCGCTCGCATGGCGATGGACGACGAGGAGACCGTGGCGCTGATCGCGGGCGGCCACACCTTCGGCAAGACCCACGGCGCCGCCCCGTCCGACAATGTCGGCTCGGATCCGGAAGCCACGGATCTGGAAGCGCAGGGCTTGGGCTGGCACAACCGCTTTGGCTCCGGCAGAGGCGGCGACACCATCACCAGCGGCCTCGAGGTCACCTGGACGCAGACGCCAGCGCAGTGGAGCAACCACTTCTTCGAGAACCTGTTCAAGTTCGAATGGGTGCAGACGCGCAGCCCCGCCGGCGCGATCCAGTGGGAAGCCAAGGACGCCGAGGCCGTCATCCCCGACGCCCATGATCCGTCGAAGAAGCACAAGCCGACGATGCTGACGACCGATCTGTCGCTGCGCTTCGACCCGGCCTATGAGAAAATTTCGCGCCGCTTCCTGAACAATCCGCAGGCCTTCGCCGAGGCCTTCGCCCGCGCCTGGTTCAAGCTGACCCATCGCGATCTCGGCCCGCGCTCGCGCTATCTCGGGCCGGAAGTGCCGCGAGAAGAGCTGGTCTGGCAGGATCCGGTGCCTGCCGTCGATCACCCGCTGATCGACGCTGCGGATGTCGCAGGTCTCAAGGCCCAGGTCGCGGCCTCGGGCCTGACCGTGTCGGAACTCGTCGGCACGGCCTGGGCCTCGGCTTCGACCTTCCGTGGCGGCGACAAGCGTGGCGGCGCCAACGGCGCGCGCCTGCGCCTGGCTCCGCAGAAGGACTGGGAGGTCAACCAGCCCCAGCAGCTCGCCAAGGTGCTCAGGACGCTCGAGGATATCCAGATCGCCTTCAACAGGGCAGCGAGCGGCGGCAAGAGGATCTCGCTCGCCGACCTGATCGTGCTTGCCGGCAATGCCGGCGTCGAGCAGGCGGCGAAGGCCGCGGGCCACGACGTGACCGTGCCGTTTGCGCCCGGCCGCACCGACGCTTCGCAGGCGCAGACCGACATCCATTCCTTCGAGGTCATGGAGCCGCCCGCTGATGGCTTCCGCAACTACCAGAAGGCGGCACTCAGGCTGCCGGCCGAGGCGGCACTCAGGCTGCCGGCCGAGGCGGCGCTGATCGACAAGGCGCAGTTGCTGACGCTGACCGCGCCCGAACTGACCGTGCTGATCGGCGGCCTGCGCGCGATCAACATCAATGCTGACGGGACCACTCACGGCATCCTGACCGACCGGCCGGGCGCGCTGACCAACGACTTCTTCGTCAACCTGCTCGACATGGGGACGCAGTGGAAGGCGGTCTCCGAGGCCAAGGACGTGTTCGAGGGCACCGATCGCAAGAGCGGCACTGTCAAATGGACCGGGACCCGCGTCGATCTCGTCTTCGGTTCGAATTCGGTGCTGCGTGCCTTGGCCGAGGTCTATGCCAGCTCGGACGCGCAGGAGAAGTTCGTGAAGGATTTCGTCGCGGCCTGGACCAAGGTGACGAATCTCGATCGCTTCGACCTGGTCTGA
- a CDS encoding hydrogen peroxide-inducible genes activator — translation MTNLTLKQLRYFEALTRHGHFGRAAESCAISQPALSMQIKAFEEELGAELFERDRRQLRLTSFGEEIALRSKDILRSLEELEDYARSSRGGLVTRLRIGVIPTVAPYLLPSLIGELNRLYDGLDLHVRETLTPKLIQELNEGRLDMAIVALPVSEPSLTETTLFTESFVLVRPREDEGKPAPNPEALREMRLLLLEEGHCFREQALSFCNKNPRAVQSRDLLDASSLSTLVQMVDAGLGITLLPEMAVAVETRSASVSVTRFKPPQPSRTIGMVWRKTSPLSKQFSQISEAVRLSAGAARS, via the coding sequence ATGACGAACCTGACACTGAAGCAGCTGCGCTATTTCGAGGCGCTGACACGCCACGGTCATTTCGGACGCGCGGCGGAGAGCTGCGCCATTTCCCAGCCGGCCCTGTCGATGCAGATCAAGGCCTTCGAGGAAGAGCTCGGCGCCGAGCTTTTCGAGAGAGACAGGCGTCAGCTTCGATTGACGAGTTTCGGCGAAGAGATCGCCCTGCGCAGCAAGGACATCCTGCGTTCGCTCGAGGAGCTGGAAGACTATGCGCGCAGCTCTCGCGGCGGGCTGGTCACGCGGCTGCGCATCGGCGTGATACCGACGGTCGCGCCCTATCTGCTGCCGAGCCTGATAGGCGAGCTGAACCGTCTCTATGACGGCCTTGACCTGCATGTGCGGGAGACGCTGACGCCGAAGCTGATTCAGGAACTGAATGAAGGTCGGCTCGACATGGCGATCGTCGCCTTGCCGGTGTCGGAGCCTTCATTGACCGAAACCACCCTCTTCACGGAAAGCTTCGTCCTCGTCCGGCCGCGTGAGGACGAGGGCAAACCCGCTCCCAATCCCGAAGCGCTTCGCGAAATGCGCTTGCTGCTGCTGGAAGAAGGGCACTGCTTTCGCGAGCAGGCCCTCTCGTTCTGCAACAAGAACCCGCGCGCGGTGCAATCGCGCGATCTGCTGGATGCAAGCTCGCTGTCGACACTGGTGCAGATGGTCGATGCGGGTCTGGGGATCACCTTGCTGCCGGAAATGGCGGTAGCGGTCGAGACGCGCTCGGCCTCGGTATCCGTCACACGCTTCAAGCCACCCCAGCCATCGCGCACGATCGGCATGGTCTGGCGCAAGACGAGCCCGCTCTCCAAGCAGTTTTCGCAGATTTCCGAAGCTGTCCGCCTGTCGGCCGGGGCGGCTCGCTCATAG
- a CDS encoding GcrA family cell cycle regulator, whose translation MNEAGAWTEERVELLKKLWSDGLSASQIAGELGSVTRNAVIGKVHRLGLSGRAKNPAAASTPRASTPRKAPTRSPSHPMGGAHAGMTRGNNALAPQYAAEADAEAQQETVLSEDVVVPFSERVTIMDLREYMCRWPMGDPTTPEFRFCGGRSQTGMPYCSYHSRIAYQPAADRRRDRSKMAGRG comes from the coding sequence ATGAACGAAGCCGGAGCATGGACGGAAGAACGCGTCGAGCTTCTCAAGAAGCTCTGGAGCGACGGCCTGAGCGCCAGCCAGATCGCGGGCGAGCTCGGCAGCGTCACGCGCAATGCCGTGATCGGAAAAGTCCACCGTCTCGGCCTGTCCGGCCGGGCCAAGAACCCAGCCGCGGCAAGCACGCCGCGCGCCAGCACGCCGCGCAAGGCGCCGACCCGCTCGCCGAGCCATCCGATGGGCGGCGCTCATGCCGGCATGACGCGCGGCAACAATGCTCTGGCTCCGCAATACGCCGCCGAGGCGGACGCTGAAGCCCAGCAGGAGACGGTCCTCTCCGAGGATGTGGTGGTGCCGTTCTCCGAACGCGTCACCATCATGGACCTGCGCGAATATATGTGCCGCTGGCCGATGGGCGACCCGACGACCCCGGAATTCCGCTTCTGCGGCGGCCGTTCGCAGACCGGCATGCCCTATTGCAGCTACCACTCGCGCATCGCCTACCAGCCGGCGGCGGATCGCAGGCGCGACCGCAGCAAGATGGCCGGACGGGGCTGA
- a CDS encoding aspartate aminotransferase family protein, with amino-acid sequence MSSAVTVSSAVPVSTAPSVLLPTYARAPVAFERGEGAWAITSDGTRYLDFGAGIAVNSLGHAHPHLVKALTEQAGKIWHTSNLYTMPDGEKLARRLCEATFAERVFFTNSGAEANECAIKMARKYHAAKGHPERYRIITFEGAFHGRTLATIAAGGQQKYIDGFGPKVDGFDQVPFDDEIALKAAIGPETAALMIEPIQGEGGLRSVPPRMLRQLRELCDEHGLMLIFDEIQTGVGRTGKFFSYEHVGVAPDIMSIAKGIGGGFPMGACLATEEAASGMTLGTHGTTFGGNPLAMAVGNAVLDVILGDGFIEKVAQTSLRLRQSLAQLKDQHPDVIEEIRGEGLMLGLKLITPNTDFVAEARAAGLLVVAAGDNVVRLLPPLIIGDAEVSEAVSRLDQAARGVEATLKRPAAE; translated from the coding sequence ATGTCATCCGCCGTTACTGTGTCATCCGCCGTTCCTGTTTCCACTGCCCCGTCCGTATTGTTGCCGACCTATGCCCGCGCTCCCGTCGCCTTCGAGCGCGGCGAAGGCGCCTGGGCGATCACCAGTGACGGCACGCGCTATCTCGATTTCGGCGCCGGCATCGCCGTCAATTCGCTCGGCCACGCCCATCCGCATCTGGTCAAGGCCCTGACCGAGCAGGCCGGCAAGATCTGGCACACCTCCAACCTCTACACGATGCCCGATGGCGAGAAGCTGGCGCGCCGGCTCTGCGAGGCGACCTTCGCGGAGCGCGTCTTCTTCACCAATTCAGGCGCCGAGGCGAATGAGTGCGCCATCAAGATGGCGCGGAAGTACCATGCCGCGAAGGGCCATCCCGAGCGCTATCGCATCATCACCTTCGAGGGCGCCTTCCATGGCCGGACGCTGGCGACCATCGCCGCCGGCGGCCAGCAGAAATACATCGACGGTTTCGGCCCCAAGGTCGACGGCTTCGACCAGGTGCCGTTCGACGACGAGATCGCGCTGAAGGCCGCGATCGGCCCGGAGACCGCAGCCTTGATGATCGAGCCGATCCAGGGCGAGGGCGGCCTGCGCTCGGTGCCGCCGCGCATGCTGCGGCAGTTGCGCGAGCTCTGCGACGAGCACGGGCTGATGCTGATCTTCGACGAGATCCAGACCGGCGTCGGCCGCACTGGCAAGTTCTTCTCCTATGAGCATGTCGGCGTGGCGCCCGACATCATGTCGATCGCCAAGGGCATCGGCGGCGGCTTTCCGATGGGCGCCTGCCTGGCGACCGAAGAGGCCGCCTCGGGCATGACGCTGGGCACGCATGGCACGACTTTTGGCGGCAACCCGCTCGCCATGGCGGTCGGCAACGCCGTGCTCGATGTCATTCTCGGCGATGGCTTCATCGAAAAGGTCGCGCAGACCAGCCTGCGGCTGCGCCAGTCGCTGGCCCAGCTCAAGGACCAGCATCCCGACGTGATCGAGGAGATTCGCGGGGAGGGGCTGATGCTCGGGCTGAAGCTCATTACGCCGAACACGGATTTCGTCGCGGAGGCCCGGGCCGCCGGCCTGCTCGTCGTCGCCGCCGGCGACAATGTCGTGCGCCTGCTGCCGCCCTTGATCATCGGCGATGCCGAGGTCTCCGAGGCGGTCTCCCGGCTCGACCAGGCCGCGCGCGGCGTTGAGGCGACGCTGAAGCGCCCCGCCGCCGAATAA
- the argF gene encoding ornithine carbamoyltransferase, which yields MTQDLKEAPVTRHFLDISDFSTKELRAILRAGEEIKARRRTPDAAGDRLLEGKVIAMIFEQPSLRTRVSFDVGIRELGGSPMMVTGQEIELGERETIADTARVLSRYVDAIMIRMLDHDAVVEMSKYATVPVINGLTKRQHPCQVMADVMTFEERKGPIKGKRIAWTGDTNNVLTSWVHAAGRLDFELAIATPEELAPPPALLDWARDQGARVKLTTRPEAAVEGADCVITDCWVSMGDEEGTRHNLLRPYQVDDRLLDRAEKDAIFMHCLPASRGEEVTDSVMDGPQSAVFDEAENRLHAQKGILAWCFGGVSA from the coding sequence ATGACCCAAGACCTGAAGGAAGCGCCCGTGACGCGCCATTTCCTCGACATCTCCGATTTCTCGACCAAGGAATTGCGCGCCATCCTGCGCGCCGGCGAAGAGATCAAGGCGCGCCGGCGCACCCCTGACGCGGCCGGAGACCGCCTGCTCGAAGGCAAGGTCATCGCGATGATCTTCGAGCAGCCCTCCCTGCGCACCCGCGTCTCCTTCGATGTCGGCATCCGCGAACTCGGCGGCTCGCCGATGATGGTGACCGGCCAGGAGATCGAGCTCGGCGAGCGCGAGACCATCGCCGATACGGCCCGCGTGCTCTCGCGCTATGTCGATGCGATCATGATCCGCATGCTCGACCATGACGCCGTGGTCGAGATGTCGAAATACGCCACCGTGCCGGTGATTAACGGGCTGACCAAGCGCCAGCATCCCTGCCAGGTCATGGCCGACGTCATGACCTTCGAGGAGCGCAAGGGCCCGATCAAGGGCAAGCGCATCGCCTGGACCGGTGACACCAACAATGTCCTGACCTCCTGGGTCCATGCCGCCGGCCGGCTCGATTTCGAGCTCGCCATCGCCACGCCCGAGGAATTGGCGCCGCCACCGGCACTGCTCGACTGGGCTCGCGACCAGGGCGCCAGGGTGAAGTTGACGACGCGGCCGGAAGCGGCGGTCGAGGGCGCCGATTGCGTCATCACCGATTGCTGGGTCTCGATGGGCGACGAGGAAGGCACGCGCCACAACCTGCTGCGGCCCTACCAGGTCGATGACCGCCTGCTCGACCGCGCCGAAAAGGATGCGATCTTCATGCATTGCCTGCCGGCGAGCCGTGGCGAGGAGGTCACTGATTCCGTGATGGACGGGCCGCAATCGGCCGTGTTTGACGAGGCCGAGAACCGCCTGCACGCGCAGAAGGGCATCCTGGCCTGGTGCTTCGGCGGAGTCTCCGCCTGA
- a CDS encoding Hsp33 family molecular chaperone: protein MATEDLGAGVAVLDDRVVPFTVPDLDVRGRVVRLGPSIDTILGRHDYPEPVSRVLGEAAALTVLLGTALKFEGRFQLQTKSDGPISMMVVDFNAPDTYRAVAHIDEAKLEQAVASGNLSTGDLLGEGHLAMTVDQGSQTTRYQGVVTLNRQSLEEAAHQYFRQSEQIPSRIRLGVGSVVTGAGREWRAGGLLVQFMPHSPDRLRAADLHPGDAPEGHEILSNTDPDGISDDSWAEARSLVETVEDHELLDPMLESERLLYRLFHERGARVFEPVAVQEACRCSRERVLGMLRGFSAEDRKAMVADDGTLGVTCEFCSRRYTFEASEVEAGPPAVE from the coding sequence ATGGCGACTGAGGATCTGGGGGCCGGCGTCGCCGTGCTCGACGACCGGGTGGTGCCGTTCACCGTGCCCGATCTCGACGTGCGCGGTCGCGTCGTGCGGCTCGGCCCCTCGATCGACACCATTCTCGGCCGGCACGATTATCCCGAGCCGGTCTCGCGCGTGCTCGGCGAAGCGGCGGCGCTGACCGTATTGCTGGGAACGGCGCTGAAATTCGAGGGCCGCTTCCAGCTCCAGACCAAGAGCGACGGGCCGATCTCGATGATGGTCGTCGATTTCAACGCGCCCGACACCTATCGCGCCGTCGCGCATATCGACGAGGCCAAGCTGGAGCAGGCCGTGGCTTCGGGCAATCTGAGTACCGGCGACCTGCTCGGCGAAGGCCATCTCGCCATGACGGTCGACCAGGGCTCGCAGACCACGCGCTATCAGGGCGTCGTCACGCTGAACCGGCAGAGTCTGGAAGAGGCGGCGCATCAGTATTTCCGCCAGTCGGAGCAGATTCCCAGCCGCATCCGGCTCGGCGTCGGCAGCGTCGTCACCGGCGCGGGCCGGGAATGGCGCGCCGGCGGATTGCTCGTGCAGTTCATGCCGCATTCGCCCGACCGGCTGCGCGCGGCCGACCTGCATCCCGGCGATGCGCCCGAGGGCCATGAGATCCTGAGCAACACCGACCCGGACGGCATCAGCGACGATTCCTGGGCCGAGGCGCGCTCGCTGGTCGAGACGGTCGAGGACCATGAACTGCTCGACCCGATGCTGGAAAGCGAGCGCCTGCTCTACCGGCTGTTCCATGAGCGCGGTGCGCGCGTCTTCGAGCCGGTTGCGGTGCAGGAGGCCTGCCGCTGTTCACGCGAGCGCGTGCTCGGCATGCTGCGCGGCTTTTCAGCCGAGGACCGCAAGGCGATGGTCGCCGATGACGGCACGCTCGGCGTGACCTGCGAATTCTGCTCGCGGCGCTATACTTTTGAGGCGTCGGAAGTCGAGGCAGGGCCGCCGGCGGTGGAGTAA
- the argE gene encoding acetylornithine deacetylase, producing the protein MLARLVAFDTVSHKANLDLIAFVEDYLAGWGVTSMRIPNATGDKAALFATIGPQDRGGVLLSGHTDVVPVEGQAWSRDPFTLHVEGGRAYGRGAVDMKGFIALALALVPDFLAADLKTPIHLFFSYDEEVTCLGVVDGIARMGKDLPRPRAVIVGEPTSLDLADAHKGIRTFFTTITGVAAHSSKPHLGASAVHAGTRLAAGLVAMADEREGKLDPSGRFDPPYDTVHVGKFHGGIARNILADRCDLSWEVRTLPGSDPEEAPARFKALSDEVLVRMRKTAPSAAIETVMSSDVPGLAPDPGSEAETLVMRLAGRNSTIAVAYATEAGHFQRAGLATIVCGPGSIDQAHQPDEFITLEQFAAGEAFMRRLLAECRI; encoded by the coding sequence ATGCTCGCCCGCCTCGTCGCCTTCGACACGGTCAGCCATAAGGCCAATCTCGATCTGATCGCCTTCGTCGAGGACTACCTCGCCGGCTGGGGCGTCACTTCCATGCGCATCCCTAATGCGACCGGGGACAAGGCGGCGCTCTTCGCCACCATCGGTCCGCAGGATCGCGGCGGCGTCCTGCTGTCGGGCCATACCGACGTCGTGCCAGTGGAGGGCCAGGCCTGGAGCCGCGATCCGTTCACGCTGCATGTCGAGGGCGGCCGGGCCTATGGCCGCGGCGCCGTCGACATGAAGGGCTTCATCGCGCTGGCGCTGGCGCTGGTGCCGGATTTCCTCGCCGCCGATCTCAAGACGCCGATCCACCTGTTCTTCTCCTATGACGAGGAGGTCACTTGCCTGGGCGTAGTCGACGGCATCGCGCGGATGGGTAAGGATCTGCCGCGGCCGCGCGCCGTCATCGTCGGCGAGCCGACCTCGCTCGACCTCGCCGATGCGCATAAGGGCATCCGCACCTTCTTCACCACGATCACCGGCGTTGCGGCGCATTCATCGAAACCGCATCTCGGCGCCAGCGCCGTCCATGCCGGCACGCGATTGGCAGCCGGGCTGGTGGCGATGGCCGATGAGCGGGAAGGCAAGCTCGACCCGAGCGGCCGCTTCGACCCGCCCTACGACACCGTCCATGTCGGAAAATTCCATGGCGGCATCGCCCGCAACATCCTGGCCGATCGCTGCGACCTGTCCTGGGAGGTGCGCACCTTGCCGGGCTCGGATCCGGAGGAGGCTCCGGCGCGCTTCAAGGCCCTCTCGGACGAGGTTCTCGTCCGGATGCGCAAGACCGCGCCCTCGGCGGCGATCGAGACGGTGATGAGCTCGGACGTGCCCGGCCTCGCGCCCGATCCGGGATCGGAAGCCGAGACGCTGGTGATGCGGCTCGCCGGCCGCAACAGCACCATCGCGGTCGCCTACGCCACCGAGGCCGGCCATTTCCAGCGCGCCGGCTTAGCCACCATCGTCTGCGGCCCGGGCTCGATCGACCAGGCCCACCAGCCCGACGAGTTCATCACGCTGGAGCAATTCGCCGCCGGCGAGGCCTTCATGCGCAGGCTGCTGGCGGAATGCCGGATCTGA
- the apaG gene encoding Co2+/Mg2+ efflux protein ApaG yields the protein MYQAETHGVRVTAAPKFMEGESSHEQRRYFWAYSIEIVNLSLQTVQLMTRHWFITDGRGEVHEVRGDGVIGQQPVLRPGESFSYTSGCPLMTPDGSMSGFYAMLGEDGAIFNVVVPLFPLDSPYVKKVLH from the coding sequence ATGTATCAAGCGGAGACGCATGGCGTGCGCGTGACCGCCGCGCCGAAATTCATGGAGGGGGAATCCTCGCATGAGCAGCGCCGCTATTTCTGGGCCTATTCCATCGAGATCGTGAATTTGTCGCTTCAGACCGTGCAATTGATGACCCGGCACTGGTTCATCACCGATGGCCGCGGCGAGGTTCATGAAGTGCGCGGCGACGGCGTCATCGGCCAGCAGCCGGTGCTGCGCCCGGGCGAGAGCTTCAGCTATACCTCCGGTTGCCCGTTGATGACGCCGGACGGCTCGATGAGCGGCTTTTACGCCATGCTCGGCGAGGACGGCGCGATCTTCAATGTCGTCGTGCCGCTCTTTCCGCTCGATTCGCCCTATGTGAAGAAGGTTCTGCATTGA
- a CDS encoding 2'-deoxycytidine 5'-triphosphate deaminase, which yields MNYGIWPSQTIRSAIADGTIRASSPIHEDLIQPASLDLRLGATAFRVPTSFLPGKGKAVSERLKDLATHEVDLSKPQVLERNCVHIIPLQERVSLGADTSARANPKSSSGRLDIFVRLIADGGMSFDEIPVGYDGPLYAEVVPRSFPIIARAGDTLSQLRFRHHASDAAQPANRSISVSIDLEGAAADGVIAYRARKTTGLIDLQKVGEYDRNDFWEPIRCRPGRRELVLVPDEFYIMASLEDIVINENEAAEMVAYDTAVGEVRVHYAGFLDPFFGRVTDSSGKSKIVLEIRSHDVPFMLDHGQRVGTIVFENMIERPDKLYGQSIKSNYQGQGLKLAKQFF from the coding sequence ATGAATTACGGAATTTGGCCTTCGCAGACAATTCGCTCGGCGATCGCGGACGGGACCATACGCGCGAGTTCGCCGATCCATGAGGATCTGATCCAGCCTGCGAGCCTCGATCTGCGGCTCGGCGCCACGGCGTTCAGGGTTCCGACCAGCTTCCTGCCGGGCAAGGGCAAAGCGGTTTCGGAGAGGCTCAAGGATCTCGCGACGCATGAGGTCGACCTGTCCAAGCCTCAGGTGCTCGAGCGCAACTGCGTCCACATCATCCCGCTGCAGGAGCGCGTCTCGCTGGGAGCGGATACCAGCGCCCGCGCCAATCCCAAGAGCTCGTCGGGCCGCCTCGACATCTTCGTCCGGTTGATCGCCGATGGCGGGATGTCCTTCGACGAAATCCCGGTGGGCTATGACGGGCCGCTCTATGCGGAGGTCGTGCCGCGCTCGTTTCCGATCATCGCGCGCGCCGGCGACACGCTGAGCCAGCTGCGCTTCCGCCACCATGCCTCCGACGCAGCGCAGCCGGCGAACCGGTCGATCTCCGTCTCCATCGACTTGGAGGGCGCCGCAGCCGACGGGGTCATCGCCTACCGGGCCCGCAAGACCACCGGCCTGATCGATCTGCAAAAGGTCGGAGAATACGACAGGAACGATTTCTGGGAGCCGATCAGATGCCGCCCGGGCCGGCGCGAACTCGTCCTGGTCCCGGACGAATTCTACATCATGGCCTCGCTCGAAGACATCGTCATCAACGAGAATGAGGCGGCCGAGATGGTCGCCTATGACACCGCGGTCGGAGAAGTGCGGGTGCATTATGCCGGCTTCCTGGACCCGTTTTTCGGCCGGGTCACCGATTCCTCCGGCAAGAGCAAGATCGTTCTCGAGATCCGGAGCCACGACGTACCGTTCATGCTCGACCACGGCCAGAGGGTCGGCACGATCGTCTTCGAGAACATGATCGAGCGCCCCGACAAGCTCTATGGACAGTCGATAAAGTCGAACTACCAGGGCCAGGGGTTGAAGCTCGCGAAGCAGTTTTTCTAG
- a CDS encoding RraA family protein: MSNVGFRIFRRIKRPDPGLVRALAVIPVANIADEMNRLFCLDAAIRPWNRALMAGCAFTVRARPGCNLLVHKALDMAAPGDVVIVEDGGDLTTALAGENMVLWARKRGLAGLVIDGAMRDVDAIRDLDFPVYARGATPRGPHRNGPGEINVPISCGGVVVNPGDIVLGDGDGVLIVPPREAQAILERAKGKLAKELKTRESIAEGTWDRSAYADEALARMGCDIIDAAFDHGR; encoded by the coding sequence ATGAGCAATGTCGGCTTCCGGATTTTCCGAAGGATCAAACGCCCCGATCCGGGCCTGGTTCGGGCGCTGGCCGTGATTCCGGTCGCCAACATCGCCGATGAGATGAACCGGCTGTTCTGTCTGGATGCCGCAATCCGGCCGTGGAACCGGGCGCTGATGGCGGGCTGTGCCTTCACGGTGCGAGCCCGGCCCGGCTGCAACCTCCTGGTCCACAAGGCGCTGGACATGGCCGCGCCCGGGGATGTCGTGATCGTCGAGGATGGCGGCGATCTGACGACGGCGCTCGCGGGCGAGAACATGGTGCTCTGGGCGCGCAAGCGCGGCCTCGCCGGCCTCGTGATCGATGGCGCGATGCGCGATGTCGACGCCATCCGCGATCTGGATTTTCCCGTCTATGCGCGCGGCGCCACCCCTCGCGGCCCGCATCGCAACGGGCCGGGCGAGATCAATGTGCCGATCTCCTGCGGTGGTGTCGTCGTCAATCCCGGCGATATCGTGCTCGGCGATGGCGACGGCGTCCTGATCGTTCCGCCGCGCGAGGCGCAAGCCATCCTCGAGCGCGCCAAGGGCAAGCTCGCCAAGGAACTCAAGACGCGCGAAAGCATCGCGGAGGGCACATGGGACCGCTCGGCCTATGCGGATGAGGCCCTGGCGCGGATGGGCTGCGACATCATCGACGCGGCGTTCGACCACGGCCGCTGA